TTCTACAGGCAGCCTTGAGAGCTTTGCCGCGGAGCTGTGTGCTGCGGCACCTGCCATCAGCACCCCAGCTTAGTTAGACCAAGTCTGCTCCATCCTCCGTCAGAATCCCTCTTCAGGAGTCGCTGAGTTAAAAAGGGTCGAGTGCTAGAGCAGTGGCTGCCACacagtaagtacttaataaatgttagcccTTGCTATTACCTGTTACCGCTGTTAGTTACCTCTTGAGCCGCCCCACTGCCCCAGGCACGGGGGTGTCAGGTGAGACAGACATGGCCCCTGAGCTCTAGGAAGTGCCCCGCCAgccagtgggggagacagactcACAGGCCGCCATCTACTCAGCCGGCCGGCCATCAGGTGGGGAGTGCCACCGGCATGCCAGCCTCTTCAGGCCTGTGAGCGGTCCAGAGGTAGATCTGACTTGCTGTTTTCGGGGAGCCCCTGGTCAAGTCAGAGGCATGGCAAATAGGGCTGGGATggagtgggagggggtggggtgggggtgggatgcaCACAGAATGCAGCCCCTCAGAGCCTCTCACCTTCTCTGCTGAGGCTTCCAGGCTCGTTGTCCAGATCTGgggtttgggggggagggggctgtccaTACTTCCCTGAGGagtgggaggtggagggtggaAGGGGAAGGCCCAGGAGAGCCTGGGAGCAGACTTTTTAAGGAAGGGAGGGGTTGTCAAAGGGGCCAAGGACTGGGCCCTGAGGATCTAATGCAAGTGGGCCAGGTGGGGAGTAGGGCGGCCTGGTCTGTGCAGTTTAGTGACCGTGGCCCCTCCCGAGCAGCACCACCTGCCCCTGGGACCCTGAGGAGGAACTCCTCAGCCCCCAGGCAGGTAGGCAGCCCATGGGCTGGACTTGCCTTTCACAGATGACAACGCTGAGGTCCCTGGCCCGGAGCTGAAAAGTagtagggggaggagagagacaggtgCTTGGAGGGCGGAGGGACAAGGACAAGTGAAGAGGCTGTGTTGGGGAGAGGCCTCACGTGAGGACTCTCCCTGGCCGCACCCCAGGCAGGTGCCGCGAGCCTGGGTGCTCAGGTTTCGGCACTGACAGGTGAGACCTGGTTGAGCTGTGGGTGTGGCTTGGCCACTGTCCCTGTGAAGGCCTCTGGGGCACTACAGCTGACCTGGACAAGGTTGCAGCCTGGCTCAGGCTGATTCCAACCCCAAATACATTCCATTGCCAtggggcccctcccctgctttcaggAGCTCAGGGCAAGGTGGCCTGCAGTGGGGGTCCTCCTCTGCGCCCCCATATGCAGTGGCCAGAACCAgcctcttctctccatctccatcccCAGCGAGGCCCAAGctaccccaccccctctccccaggcaCTGCCTACAGCCCCTGAGccttgcatacacacacacacacacaaagtacatACGTCACACACTAGACAcataacacacatgcacatgcaaagTGCACAcggcatacatatacacacaacaaaCACACCGCAAATAACATGCAAGGCAACACATACACAGACCCTACATACAACAGACACAAAACACAATTATAGACACACAGGATACTTCCCGCCCATTTGTACTCTGAGTAACAATACACTGAGAAATGAAAGGGGACACTGGGACTTGAGAGAATTGGCCCCCCTGCCCACTGTATCTTTCCCAGTGTCCCTTGCAGCATTTGGGAAGCTGACCCAGGCCTTTGTCCTGATCTAAGCCTGGTCGACTTCCTGCCCTTGCTTTGTGGACTGGCCACGCCAGGCACCCTCCCTTGCCACCACCCTCATACGGGGTGAGGCTGGCTTTGGACTGTCCGGTGCCACGTCCAAGAGGCCTCTCTAGCCCTCTATCCAGCCTGCCCTCCCCACATGCCAGGCTCCCTGCAGGCCCCGCTGCGCACAGCTCCTGCTGGGTGAGctctgcctctctgggcttctggaGTGAGGGAGCTGTGGCTCTCTTCAAGAGCAATTCAGTGAGCCAGGCCCTTCATGGAGTGAGTCATGGAATCCCCCCAAAGCCCGATAAGGACAGAGCAGGCTCATTTACAAATGGGGatctgaggctctgagaagtggATCCCACCAGCGAGGCAGATCTTGGGCTCAGGCTCAAGTCAGCTAGCTGAGCCTGTGTTCTGCATGTGCAGCCAAACCACCCATCCGCATCTCTGAGCCATTCTCTTTGAGCCTCGTGAGAACTGGCTGGCATGCCCAGGCTGGTCTCGGCCTGCACCCAGGGTGGGTGAACGGGGTTCTTGCCTCTGCAGAGCGATCAGCTCCAGAAGCTTATGGGGCTGACCTCCTTGGGTATCAGCTTCTTTTTCTATCAACTGGGGGAAATGGTAACACCTTCCCTAGGGGTTGTGGTGACATTAAAGAGTCCATGTAAagccttagaacagtgcctggctacTGGGGTTAACTTACTACCCTTCTAATAACCACTGACTCTACCTCAGGACTCCACTCGGGTGTGccgcaccccacccctgcccaggaagccctccctaaGCCCTGAAGTCTGGCTCAGGCATCCATCCCTCCTCCAGTGTGACCCATGATCCCAGCTGCAGCCCTCACCCAGCCCCTATACCGTGCAGTAATCTCCACGTACACTTCTCAGGGCCAGGCACCATGACGAAGGCCACTGTGTCAttctgtgtggtgtgtgtgcggGGGTCTCCTTGCTTCTTCCTCTGGGCCAGTGTGTCTGCCTGGGAGGGAGCTCATTGCCTAAGGGCATTATGGGAGGATAggggactctctctccccttcccagacCTTGGTCAGGCTCTGGAAGTTGCCCTGctaggggaggggggaggaacagctccttccttccccatcctCAGCTGAGCCTGTGGCTGGGGTCCAGAGATCAGCAGGAGCTCCAGGACCTGTCCTGTGATTTGTTTCAGTCACACAGCTCCTTCAACGCCACTCTTCCACCGACCCCAGACCCTCCTCACTGCACATGCCTGGACAGGCCCCCACAGACACGGCACAAGTATATACAGCTCCCTTAGACTCGAGGCTCTCATCCTAAAGGGAGACTAGCAGATGTTCCTGTCCTCTCTGTGGGTTCTTCAGCGTACCCTTCTGCATTGGGAAGGCTGGACTGAGGCCTTGGCTGCCCCTTCTGTGAGTGAGGGCCCTGTCCTGCTGCCCCCAGAGAGCTCCTGGTCGGTTAGGGACACTCAAGAGGATGCCAGCCACTCCACATACATATTTAAGCCTTGCCAAGTGACCCTGCTAGCACCCCTCCACTTGGGCAACTGCCTGTGGGACAGGGCTGAAGTATGGGGCCCCCTCTGCCACATGTCTCATGCCAGTTCCAGCCCTACTAGTTAAGACAGTCCTGCCGCAGGCACTGATGCCTGGCCAGTTAGGACTCTTGGCATGATGAAATCAACCAGGGCAGGGGGCTAGATGGATCTGCCCTGGGACGGCCCTTGGGAGTTCACATGTAAAGGTGCAGGCTAGAGTACCGAGCTGCGCAtgaagtgtgcatgtgtgtgtgtgtgtgtgtgcagtgggggcagggcacaAAGCCAGTAGGGGCTGTccggaaggcttcctggaagaggggagcctggatagcagtgagagggagacacaggctctaTAGACCAGAAGAGGCAGGTTGGAGTGAggcccaggtgtccctgttggAGCCTATGCCACTGACCACCCCTTCCCCCGCCCTTGCCCCCCCCACAATCCTCCCTGCGGCTCCCTGTGGCCAGCAGCTCTGCAGCGCTCGGCTCTGCTCCACTCTGCTCAGCTCCGCTCCAGGAAggccacctcctccctgccctcctccaccctcctcctgctGTCACCACTCACCGCTCATAGCCTTGAGGGGGTGGGGACCCCAGGGCTGGACACACCCCACTGTGGCCCCAGAGCCTAGCTGGTCGGACGGACGCAAGGTCGGACGCAGGACCCCGGAGCCCGAGGTGGGCAGTGTGCCAGGGTCCCTCACAACCTCCTCAAGGTCAGTGCCATCTGgggatgcagccactctggggtCCTTGAGACCTGTGGAGCCCACCGCAGGCCCCTCATCCCAGACTTCAGGCCCCAAAGCAGTCTTTTACCCCAGGTGTACCTAAGGTAGGCAGGACCAGGGGGCAGGGGCACCCCTGTGTCCACAGGGTAGCCTAGGTTCCAGGGGTCTATCGGAAGAGGTCCGAGGCCGGGGGCCAGCCCTGGCCCTGCTCACAGGGGCCTCACTGGAGACACCCTGCACCGGCCATGGGGAGCTAAAATTGGAAAGTAGCAAGTGGGAGGCAGCTGACAAAGCTATTTCGCGGGCTCTTCACTGTGCTCCGGTTTCAAGCTCCTGCTCCAATAACCCGATCCtccaggcctccctgcccccacctggccGATGAGGAGCTGCCTCAGCCCTCAGCCCAACAGTGCAGAAGTCAGGCTGGGAAGCCCCCTTGTATGGGCAGGGGCAGCAATGCTCTTCTCTTATCTGAGATTCCAGACAGCTCACTGAGAACACACAATCCTGTCCCAggctcactgtgtgaccttgacagGTCCCCGTCCCGCTCTGGTCCATGACCCCTCTATCTATGTAGTCGGGAGAATGCCAATTCTGGGGGCCCAGGAGAGCTGGTTGTGGTGCTGGTAAGGAAGATTTGGGGGAGGATCAAGGGTGGAAGACAGGGTCATGCCAGCCACCTCTTGGCCCAGCCCAGGCCAAGAAGGTGCCTATACATGTTTCTCCCTTTAATTTGGCCCTGGGTCTGTTAACCAATGCACCCTCGGGAAGGCCCCAGGCCAGGCTGCAGTCTAGGAGGGGATAGGAAGGGATGGCCCAGCAGGACTCCTGAGGATGAACTAGGCCCCGGAAGGAGGGAGTGGCTAGGCTCACCGTGAGCCCGATACCAGTCAGCACCTTGGACAGTGGCCAGCACCCTCCCTGGTGTCCGCCTGGCCCTGCCTGGCCCCACACCCACTACCCTGGGGCACCTCTTCAAATAGCACCGCCTCCAGCCAGTATCCAGGGCCTGAATACACAAGTACTGAGAGAGTGGGGCTGGTGTGGCCACGGACACAGGCAGGGACCACGGAAGTGGCAGACTGGGGCTCAGAGGCTGGTTGGGGCAATGGGAGTCAGTGAAAGGCTGGAGGCTGAATGAGAGGTAAGGAAGCTTGATGCTGGGGACAGGGGTCTTGAGCTCTCAGGGAAGTAAAGGCAGCTCTGGAGGGGTGTGGGAATCAGAGAAGGGGATGTTGAGGTGAGTGGGGCATTGTTAGGAGCTAAAGGAGGCTTACTGAGGGGTGTGGGGACCCTTGGGGCCAGAAACATGATTGAGGTGATATAGGGTTCTTCCACATGAAGGTTATCTGAGGCCCTGGCAGAAGCAGTTTGAGCAAAAGGTGGGGACCGGTCTCCCTGAGAGGTATGAAAGATTAAACGAAGATGAGGCAGACAGGCTGAGAGTGAAGCTTATGTTTTCAAGAGCCTTCAATGggcagggtgggagtgggagTAGCAGCTAGGAAGGGACACGGTATGTTGGCAGGTGTGTgaggaatggggggaggggaggggaggataaTAGCATGAGATCTCTGAAGGGCAGGAGGGGCAATCTCTCTTCAGAATGGGATCCCCATCACCTTTGTGGGGCACCATGAGATGGGGCTAGACAGGGCAGGGGGGCAGCAGTGCCCTCACTCGATCTGTCTCCCCCAGCACCATCCAGGCTATGGGCATCAAGACAGCGTTGCCCGCGGCGGAGCTGGGCTTGTACTCCCTGGTGCTGAGTGGGGCTCTGGCCTATGCTGGCCGGGGCCTCCTAGAAGCTTCACAAGGTAACAGCCGGGCTCTGGAGCAGAGGGTGGGAATCTTCTTCCCCTTGGGGCCTCAGGGTTCCACCCAGCAAGGCCAACATATTCCCTAGGCCCAGGGGGTTGGGCTGAGCTAGGCGTAGTCACAGGGAGAGACAGATGCAGAGACACTACAGAGACCTGCACACAGagccacagagagaaagagagagacttagACACTCAGGGATACAGTCAGAGACCTGGCCCCAGACACACagtgagacccagagagaagcagaggcagagagaaagagagaccgacCTAGACCCATTCCCCTTTCTCTAGGGTGGGAGTCAGCCTTGCTGTAGCGgcaggtgtgagtgtgtgtgtgtgtgtgtgtgtgtgtgtgtgtgtgtggagtcctccccagcccccactaAGGCCACTTTCTGTTCTCAGATGGGGCCCACCGGAAGGCCTTCCGGGAGTCTGTGCGACCTGGCTGGGAGTATATTGGCCGGAAGATGGTAGGTCCCACACCCCAGGATCCCTGACTGAGGTCCCTTACCCTTGGCATGTCTCTCCCATCCCAGACCCTTCCTGACTCTCCTATTCCAGATATTCCCATGTAACAGAGGACTCACAGTGGGGAGGGTCTGTGGCTTGAGCTTCAATGCCTTCAGTTTCTCCACTGGCCCATCCTGTGTCCTCCTGGGGCCACATCAAGCCTGACCCAGACACTGTTCGTTTAGCAAATAAATTGAGACATGCTTCAGCAGGGGCCTCCAGAACCACCCTTCCCAGGAACAGTGCAATAATGGTGTAATGGGAGGCAATATGCTGGACAGAAGGGGAGCTTTGAGGGGCAGGGCAGCTCACATGGTGCCCCTCACTCCTCTCTACCTACCTGGCTGGGGAAGGCAAGGACCTCAGCTATTGCTGTCCTCTACTGCATAAGAATACAGGGGCTGGAGGGGTGCTGGGACTCTGATCAGCCAAAGTGCCAGCCcatcctgccccctgcccctctttAACCTTCCCGGGCCTGCCCCAGGACGTGGCTGACTTCGAGTGGGTGATGTGGTTCACCTCCTTCCGCAATGTCATCATCTTCGCCCTCTCTGGACATGTGCTGTTTGCTAAACTCTGCACGATGGTTGCCCCCCAGGTGAGCTGGACTGGGCCACCCTAGCCTTCCCTGCAACTCCCCCTCAGCTACAAGGGTTGGGGTCCCACCTCCATTTGTATGGATAGATAAGCCATTCCTTCTCCCTGTCTACAGCTCCGCTCCTGGATGTATGCCGTGTATGGGGCCCTGGCTGTGCTGGGCACGATGGGTCCTTGGTACCTGCTGCTGCTACTTGGCCACTGTGTCAGCCTCTATGTGGCCTCACTCTTGGGCCAGCCCTGGCTCTGTCTCGGCCTTGGCCTGGCCAGCCTTGCCTCCTTCAAGCTTGATCCTCTAATCTCCTGGCAGGTGTGCAATGGGGAGCAGCAAGGACGGAGGGTGCAGGAATAGAACCCCAAACTTCTCACTCCATCCAGAGCCCTTACCTCCTGAGTCTCCCCAAGCATTTCCTTCACTTTCCCACCTGTCTCCAAGCCTTTGACTGTGGCATAGACCTGCCCACAAAGTGGCCCCATCCACTGCAGCAGGGACAGGTGGTTTCCTGCTCTGTCCAAGCACTTAACATGAATTAGCCCTCAGTGGCCAGTGTTGACTGACTCTGGGCAAGACAGGAAGGGGCAGGACAAGGCTGGGCCCCTGTGGGAAGCTGGGTGGGCTTCCcagagacaggggcacctggtgagCTGGCGGCCTATTCTCTCCCATCCAGAGCGGGTTTGTAACAGGCACTTTTGATCTTCAAGAGGTGCTGTTCCACGGGGGCAGCGGTTTCACAGTGCTGCGTTGTACCAGCTTTGCACTGGAGAGCTGTGCCCACCCCGATCGCCGCTACTCCCTAGCTGACCTGCTCAAGTACAACTTCTAcctgcctttcttcttcttcgGGCCCATCATGACCTTTGATCGCTTCCACACCCAGGTGAGAGGACACCCTGTGGACccccagagcagggctggggcccGGTGTTCAGAGAGGGGCTCCCATCTCAGATAGGACTCCCAGGGCAGGCTGTGTCCCCATCCTCAGGCATGACCCCAGGATGAAGCCGTAGTGGCCTGCCTCCTCAGACCCCAGCATGGGGCCACATTCCCCCTTCAGACAAGGATCACCGGGTGGAGAAGTGTCTCCACTCCCGGGCAAGGCTGCCAGGATGAAGCCGCGTCTCCCCTCAGCCTCGGATCCCCGGGCAGTTGGTGCCTCCTCATTCAGAAAGGATTCCTCCGGCAAGGCTTGCCTCCCCACTCAGACACTTGGCATTCCCCAGATGAGCCAGGTGGAGCCGGTGAGGCGCGAGGGTGAGCTGTGGCGCATCCGGGCCCAGGCCGGCCTCAGCGTGGTGGCCGTCATGGCCGTGGACATCTTCTTCCACTTCTTCTACATCCTCACCATCCCCAACGACCTCAAGTTTGCCAACCGCCTCCCGGACAGCGCCCTCGGTGGGTGCGCGTTGAGCCAGAACAGGGGCTGGGAAAGACCAAAAGACCCTCTGCGCCCCCATGGCGTCACAGCTGGGGAAGCTGACACCCTGAGAGGGCACAGCACCTATCCAAGGGTGGGGGGACGGGGACTTATTCTTTGAAATGCCGGGGACTTGGAGATCGCTTTGTTCTGCGAGGCCAGAGCGGTTGGGGCTAAAGCCGGCCCCACTGGGCCTTGGGGTTGACTTCCACAACCGGGAAGGGGTCTCCCCGGGGCGGGCCCAGTCCAGCTCCTCCCCCAGGAAGTAGGGACGGGGTCTCTGTGGGGGCTGGCCGGGTGCAAGGACCTCCCCTACGCACTGTGGAGAAAGTCTGTAGGGGAGACCCTGGCTCTGCGCCACCCCCTCCTGGGATTTGGGGATGCGGGGAGCGAAGACCCGCGCGACGCCCCCCAGGCAGTGACGACACCCTGTCCCCAGCTGGCCTAGCCTATTCAAACCTGGTGTACGACTGGGTGAAGGCGGCCGTGCTCTTCGGCGTGGTCAACACCGTGGCTCGCCTTGACCACTTGGACCCGCCGCAGCCTCCCAAGTGCATCACCGCACTCTACGTCTTCGCGGAAACGTAAGTGCGAGATCCCGGGGACACGCCACGGGGATCCCCACTTTCCCGTAgcctctttcccccactcccctggAGCTCTGCTACTGGCTGATGACTCCCATCCACTCTTCTCCCTCAGGCACTTCGACCGTGGCATCAACGACTGGCTTTGCAAGtgagttggggtggggtggggcaatGGTCACATCAAACTGCCAGGTGTCTGAGCAGGGCAGTGCAGAGACTGGTCCACGTTCTAAAAGATCAGCCCTGGGCCAGAGGAAGCAAGGAGGAGGTCGTCGCAGAGGTCTAGGTGAAAGACAGAGGTTTGGACGTGGATGGGGGCATTGGAGGTGAGAGATGGTTGGAGACACACCAGGGGGAGCCTGGACAGGACTTGGCCATGGATTGAGGGACTGGGAAGGAGAGGGTGATGACTCCCAGATTCCTGTCTGGGAGGTGCAGCATCCAGAGAGGGGTTCAGTGTGAGAAATGTCTGGTAAGATCTGGGAGACATCATtgtggaggttcagagaggtggtTGGGTCTGAGGGTCTGGGGTCCAGAGAAGTCTGGCCAACTGATGCAGCTCTGAGCGTCATGAATGTGGGAGGGTAGTCTTTGGTCCTTGCGAGTGCATTAAGtctccaggagagagagagcaaagaagaGGAGACTAAGCGTAGCTGAGATTGGAGCTGGAAGGACTCCCATTGGGGGGAAAGGGAGAACCGTAGAAGGGACTGAAAGGCATGGTCAGAGGAGCAGAACGGTCAAGACCACATGACAGCCTGGAAACAAAGGGAGACCAACCAGGCATTGTGGGGGCAGCTGGGTCAGATGCTGCTGGGGAAGCTACTGAGGGGGGAACACAGAGGAGTGACTGAAGGGAGAGGTGAGGTGTCTTCAGACAGCAAACAATGGGACATGCTTGGTTGCTAGAAGGAAGTATAAGCTGGGGAGGCAGAATACAGGGGTGATTGTTAGCGTAAGGTCTCTGGGAGGTGATGGAACCAGAGCTAGGCAGCAGCTTGGCTTtgggacagggaggaggaagagaagccatCATGGAAGCAGAATGGCAGATGAGTGTAGAGAAGTAAGGGATCCACCTGAAGGCTTTGATTTTCTCCATGAAGTGGGAGGCAAGGTCACCAGCTGAGAGATGCAGAGTTGGGCATGGAGGGAGGCGGCATCTTTGTGTCTGCTTTCCTCCTGGCTAGCTCGCCCACCACACCCATTCACGTTGTGGGAGAGATAAGGGTGGCATAACCACTGCAGAGCATAGCAGACGAAGCTGACCAGAGAAACCGTGGCATTGAGAGCCCAGGTGGGGTTGAAGGTAGTGGATTTTTGGACACTAATATGTGAAGGTGTGAGATTTTCCTTATTAGGGCTTAGCTTCTTGGGTGCAGGTGAGGAGAAAGTGGGGGATTGGGCTCTCTCAGATGGGTGAGAAGGAAGAAGTGAAGGATACAGGGTTTTAGATTATTTATAATGATGACTCATTGAATTTAAGCCCATTAAAGATGGTGGTAAAGATAGGGTCTTAagatgaggaaggggcagaggggtcAGTGAAATTGAAGAAGTGGAGGTGGGAGGCCACATCAGGAGGGGCTGGTCGAGAATGGTAATTAGGAAGGAGTGAAATTTCAAGAGGTGACAAAGTTGGAGTTTGTCCATGGGAGTGGGTGGCTGAGTTGATGTGGAGAAGAAGCCATTGGCAATGAAGAGGTCAAGGCATGGTGAGGCCAGTTACTCAAGGGGTCTTCTACTgaatttgtttaacaaatatttattgagaacctactatgtgccaggcactgttctaggcactggggatacagcagtgaacatgGCAAAGACCCTGaactcatggagcttacagtctagtggggagAAACAGACCATAAACAggtaaacaaacacataaataattttagagaGTGGTAAGcgttatgaaaaaaaataaaacaagtgtaATGGGATAGAAGCTGGCCACAGGATAGAAGCTTCTACAGTTGTGGTCCGGGCAGGCCTCTGTGAGAAGCTATTTGAATAGAGTATTGAGTGATAAGGAAATCTGAGGAAGAGAAGTCCAGAGAGAAGGAACAAGTGCATAGGCTTGAGGCAGGAACCAGCTATGTTTGCCTGAGGGACAGGAAAGCCAGTAAGGCAAAAGCATGCATGAATGAGGGGGGAAATGGTGGGTGATGAGGTCAGGGAGGGATCTTCTGGACTTAGTAGAGAGGTGGTTTCTTCTAAATGTAATGGGGAGCCGCTGGGGGAGGGTGGAAGTCATGTGATCTGACTTACACTCTTAAAAGATGCCTCTAGCTGCTGTAGGGGGGAGAATGGATGGTAGGGGGccaaagggagaagcagagaaatggcTTAAGAGGCTCTTGCAATAATCTATGTGAGGAGATGATCGGCTGGATGAGGGTGGTAATTGGGGTGGCAGCAGTGGTCAGGACTGGGTGGAGCCTATAGAATTTGCTGGCTTGGACGTGGAGAGGGGACTTGATAGTCCAAAATGGCACCGAGGCTTCTGGGTGCAACTGAATGAATGGAAGTGTCATCATCTGAGATAAGGATGCAGCGGGTTTGGATAGGGATGGGGGAATCAGTCATTCAAGTGAGATGTCTAGTGACAGGGAAATGTATGAATCAAGGGAGCAGGCTAAAGACACAGATTTGGGGCTCATCAGCATAGAGGCAGTGTTCAAAGTCTTGGGTCTGGATGAGATCACTTAGGGAATGGATAGGAGATAGGGAATTCAAAGCTGAGCCTTGCACCTTCTGAAGTTGGGTAGAGCAGAGGCAGCCTCCTCTGGATAAAATGTGCCCAGGGTGATAGCGTTGAGGAGGGCTGCCCCTGTTGTGTATCCTTTGCCCATCTCCTACTTGCCCTCACCCACACTCTTGCTTGTCCTTTCTCCTGCCTTTCTTGCAGGTATGTGTATGACCACATTGGTGGGGAGCACTCCGAGGTGATCCCGGAGCTGGGGGCCACTGTGGCCACATTTGCCATCACCACTCTGTGGCTTGGACCTTGTGATATTGTTTACCTGTGGTCATTCCTTAACTGCTTTGGCCTCAACTTTGAGCTCTGGGTGCAGAAGCTGGCTGAGTTGGGGCCCCTAGCACAAATTGAGGTGAGTGGGGAAGGTCTGGGGTAGTGGTTGGCTGGGTCATTGGAGGGGGTGGCACTGCTGCTCTCTAGAGTCTTCCAGCCACATGTGGCCCCCCGTCCAGAACTTTCTCAGCACACCCTCCTTGTTGTCAGGGCAGTGGCTCCCCCTTTGGGTATCTAGCACTTCCTTCTATGAGAAGTGGACACCTGCACCAGGCT
The Panthera tigris isolate Pti1 chromosome C2, P.tigris_Pti1_mat1.1, whole genome shotgun sequence genome window above contains:
- the HHATL gene encoding protein-cysteine N-palmitoyltransferase HHAT-like protein encodes the protein MGIKTALPAAELGLYSLVLSGALAYAGRGLLEASQDGAHRKAFRESVRPGWEYIGRKMDVADFEWVMWFTSFRNVIIFALSGHVLFAKLCTMVAPQLRSWMYAVYGALAVLGTMGPWYLLLLLGHCVSLYVASLLGQPWLCLGLGLASLASFKLDPLISWQSGFVTGTFDLQEVLFHGGSGFTVLRCTSFALESCAHPDRRYSLADLLKYNFYLPFFFFGPIMTFDRFHTQMSQVEPVRREGELWRIRAQAGLSVVAVMAVDIFFHFFYILTIPNDLKFANRLPDSALAGLAYSNLVYDWVKAAVLFGVVNTVARLDHLDPPQPPKCITALYVFAETHFDRGINDWLCKYVYDHIGGEHSEVIPELGATVATFAITTLWLGPCDIVYLWSFLNCFGLNFELWVQKLAELGPLAQIEASLSEQMSRRVRALFGAMNFWAIIMYNLVSLNSLEFTELVARRLLLTGFPQTTLAILFVTYCGVQLVKERERTLALEEEQKQDKEKPE